One genomic window of Longimicrobium sp. includes the following:
- a CDS encoding GrpB family protein gives MARTLTLVEQDDAWPARFAAEAARIRAALGTLAVAIEHVGSTAVPGLAGKPVLDIAVAVEGEAAADGCIAPLRALGYEYRGPYGDDPRRRYYVRNDDDGRRFAHIHLYILPAAAWDEKLAFRDALRADPALAAAYAAEKRRVADEVGWDKAAYSLAKSPFVEAVLADLRAAGRLT, from the coding sequence ATGGCCCGCACCCTCACGCTCGTCGAGCAGGATGACGCATGGCCCGCACGCTTCGCCGCGGAGGCGGCGCGCATCCGGGCAGCGCTCGGGACGCTCGCCGTCGCGATCGAGCACGTCGGGAGCACGGCGGTGCCGGGGCTCGCGGGGAAGCCGGTGCTCGACATCGCCGTCGCGGTGGAGGGCGAGGCCGCGGCGGACGGCTGCATCGCGCCGCTGCGGGCGCTCGGCTACGAGTACCGCGGCCCGTACGGCGACGACCCGCGCCGCCGCTACTACGTGCGCAACGACGACGACGGCCGGCGCTTCGCCCACATCCACCTCTACATCCTCCCCGCCGCCGCGTGGGACGAGAAGCTCGCCTTCCGCGACGCCCTGCGCGCCGACCCGGCCCTCGCCGCGGCCTACGCGGCGGAGAAGCGGCGCGTGGCCGACGAGGTCGGGTGGGACAAGGCCGCGTACTCGCTCGCCAAGTCACCGTTCGTCGAGGCGGTGCTCGCGGATCTGCGCGCGGCGGGACGGCTGACGTGA